In Rhopalosiphum padi isolate XX-2018 chromosome 3, ASM2088224v1, whole genome shotgun sequence, the genomic stretch ccttatattttaatatatttgattacaaattattacttttaacttattattatttaagtattctgaaaaaaatcaacaaaatacaAAAGAGTGTCTCAATCGACTTGAAATCTAGTAGCAATCAACCTATTGGCCctcctgtatataatatacttatatattttaatatttatgaaattcataaagattttatacttaattatagaTTATCAGTTTGTCTCCATCTTCTACATCTAGTATAGTGCAGCAACAACAAGAACAGTTGGTGAAAATTGTTGATGCTACTAGCTCTCCATCCAGTGCTTCATCTCAAACCGATTTATCTAGAGACACACAGCAACAATATGTTTTGAAAGATTTGACACCTGGAGCTACTTATCAGTTACAATTGTTTACTGTGTATGAACATAAAGAAAGTGTGGCTTATATATCCAAAAATTTTACAACTAGtaagtgtttaaatatataacatgaacatttttttctttttataaattattttactaatatttaaataactttatttgcTTATAGAACCCAGTACTCCAGGAAAATTTATTGTATGGTTCAGAAATGAGACTACATTGTTAGTGCTTTGGCAACCTAGTTATCCAGCTAGTGTATTTACTCATTATAAGGtatgaattattgaattttacatttgacaattaatattcattcaactttaatattgtataaaattaatatacaaatatgtatataaaaaaatctttttcaataatgtaaatattataatttttctctgaaattgtatgtattatatttcactaccaaaattattttctaggtAAGTGTTGAGCCTCAGGATTCACCAGAGTCAACAGTTTATGTTGAAAGGGAAGGTGAACCACCAGGTCCAGCACAAGCTGCATTTAAAGGTCTTGTTCCTGGGCGTGCATACAACATAAGTGTACATACTGTAAGTGAAGATGAAACATCTGCACCAACAACTGCTCAATATCGTACTATTCCtttaaaaccattaaatgtGGCTGTAGATCCTAGACAAACAAGTTCATATGGTTTACGAGTACACTGGGAACCACCAAAAGGACTTTGGTAAGTTATTTTTTAGTCATAAAActgacttatattatatttttattctctaaggtacttatttttatatactaaataattacttaagtaaaattaaaatattacaagtaataaaaataaaaatgatagttttattttatgatttaaaatttggtattattatttgaaataaaataaaatgcattttattaattcacttattataaaatcaattttattacttGTAAAAATGAACTTTCTGatcttacacataatattaaaggtatttatttgtttttgtattatttaatttatgtgtagTGAATTTgacaaatatcaaatatctgTCAATGTAAAGAGGCCATCACAGCAATCTTCATTAAATCAACTAGCATCTCATCGTAGCATTAGTGATCAAACTCAACAAACAACTACTCCAATAACACTTACTCGTCCTCGTGATGGTGATGGTTCTAATTCTGGGGGTTCAACACAGTGGTGTGATGTATATGATACACAGTTATTACAACCAGGTCGAACATATCAAGTTCTCGTGAAGACAGTTTCTGGAAAAGTAGCTTCTTGGCCTGCTTCTGTGAATGTGACATTAAGTATGcaatcatttaaaatgtttaactatatttaattttagatttatttggtcagttgcatttatattttgtatattttatagaaccATTACCTGTAATTGACTTAAAAGTTGTAAGTAGTGGTAATACAAATGGAAACAATTTGAATGAAGATGGAGGTGGTGGTGTGTTACAATTAACATGGAAAGCTGATGCAATGAGTTGGCAAGATGCATATCAAGTGAGCTATGCAGAAGTTCTTACGGGCTCTCTATCATCTTCTTCATCTGCTTCCGATTCTTTGATTGTATCATCAGTATTATCATTGGGAAATAACCTTAATCAATCACTAAATGGTTCTTCCCGGCAACAATCTACATCATCAGCTGTAGCATCAGCTGCTATTACAGCAACAACTTCTACTGATAGTAATGTTTTGGTAGTCCAAGCTACTAGGGAGTCAATTGAAGATCCATCGACCCCTATTGAATGCACATTAGAATCATTATTACCAGGTCGTAACTACTCTATATCTGTAAAATCACTTAGTTCGGGTGTTGCTTCTAATGATACAGTGGTCTACCACACAATGAGTGAgtcaaataatattctttattggctttaaattattaaatgcaaaataagtatttattacatttttttttatatttatagaaccATCAGCACCAATTATAGAAGATTTAAGACCAACATTAGATTATGGATTAAATGTATCATGGAAAACAGATGTCAATAGTCGACAAGAAACATTTCAAGTGGTACTTCGTCGTAATGATACtggtttgtaaaattataataatataaattttaatatagtatattattatgtatataataattaataatataatattacatatatatcttaaatttggttttaattgtttaatacatttttttttatagatgatATACCAACTGTAAGAATAACTAATGAATGGCGTATGGCTTTAAGAAATTTATACCCTGGAGCAGCTTATCAACTTAAAGTATTTGCCATAAGTCACGGACTTCTATCTGAACCTCATGATTACTTTCAAGCTGTTTGTAAGTTAAAAATCTAGTCAATAGtccaacaatattttatattcttgatGTTTGAtttgatgaattttaatttttactttagatCCTAGGCCTCCTACTGATCTTCAAGTAGAAAATATAACTGCTGCCTCAAATATTGGGTCAAACTCTGTTTTATTGAAATGGAATGGCCCTACAGCTGAAGGCTTATTCACTGAGTATTCTATTAAATATCGTACCATTGATTCCAATGGTGGCCAACAACAATGGATTAGGTTACCTGGAGTACAAACAACTGAGGCAGAAATTGCAGATATGGTGGCTGGACAACGGTACACAATTCAAGTTAACACCCAAACTTATGGATCCCTGGAGTCTCCATACCCACTGCTAGTTAATTATACAATACGTTAGTATagctgtattatttattttaaatcaattacagTGAGTTCTGCTTAATGTGATCTCTGGTTTATAGAATCAACTGTTTATTGgcatcaaaattgaaaatcccaaACCAGTTCTTAtgttactaattttaaattaactttttattaaaatcaccaAGTACCagataattgaatcatttttaagaacattcttaTCGTTTTAATGGTGTTTCAAACTTTTACTATGAAGAAACAAGAgttgttttgaaaaagttaaaaggagttattcaaaaatatgtcgaaaacgatacttttcagttgttccaaaagttataagtacaatatgtacatacattattatttatttttaaataattaaaaatcatattgtatgtattatattaactgaatatggattttaattttaggctaatatgaaaatgaaattagtagattctcaagtataatcaaaaatagatagtttcttcattttattttattttaatctaattttaaacatacacataaatataaactaatcaataaaaaaaatattttatggaatcaaccggttaatagaattaaaatgaTCTGAATcaatgtgatcacattaagTGGAATGCActgtatttaacaaaatatatttcttaatttaaccATTTTTATATCTAACTTCGTGAACAGtgtgatttttttgtatatatgtatatactatttaaatattaattatttacaatatcgtttcaattttaaacattttataaaattgtttgtgtttatttatcAGGACCAAACCCTGTGAGTAATATAGCTTTGCTTGTGGATGCTACAAACTTGACCATACAATTCCCTCGTCCAGAAGGTTTAATTGATTACTATTCTGTTGAGTATATACTTCTTAAGCCACCACCACAAGCAGATCAAAATCAAACTACTACTATTAATTGGACTACAACAGCTACAACTTGGAGTAGTAACAGTGTTGGAACATCTTCTAGTGGATGGAAAAATTTTACTGATTCTGGATACCCTAATGGATCTAGTGGAACTATTTTAGTGAATTTGGGTTTAGATGAATTAATAGCTGGTGCAGGATATGGGTTACGAGTACGTACATGTTCACATTCTATGTACAGTGATCCTGTCATCCTGGAAACACATACAAgtgggtttttaataaaaatattgtttgttttatatatcgTACAataaactaattagtaattatttaaattatttttcatgtattttataattacagtgCCTTTGATTTTATCGGAAATACTGGCTGTAAATGATCAACAACTTGCCACTGACACATTGACCTTGCGGTATACTCCTACTCCACAAACAGCTAGTCGTTTCACTAAGTACCGTTTTCAACTATCAGAAGCTAGTCATCAAACGAATATACAACCTATAGCATATCAATCGTCTACCATCACTCCTTCAGATCCAGGATCTGGAATAGCAACTGCATCATCTACTGGAACAGTATTTATTGCTGAAAAATTGGCATCAGATAATGAATGGAAAGTTACTTGGCATTCTTTAGTCCCTGGGCGCTTGTACGATATAACTGTGTGGACTGTATCAGCTTATGGAGTTCTTAGTCAACCCTTGCGTCGTCAAGATCGTCTTTGTAAGTACTTTTTTAGATATGATTTTTCACAATTAtatcttgtataataatttttattattttgtattttcatagaCCCAGAACCAATTACTGATTTGAATGCCACTCTAATAACCCGTGATTCTGTAAATCTTGTATGGACATTACCCCGTGGACAATATGATGTATTCGAAATTGAATATTTAGATACTGATGCCGCAATTATTACCACAGCTTCTTCTATTGCAAATTCATATTCATCCTCTAAATCATCCTCAGATGTGGGAGGAGTGTCACTTGTACAAAACTTGACTGATAAACCATGGTTTTTAGTGCAAGGTCTTCGACCATATCGTAATTACACATTCACTGTTGTGGTGCGAGCTGGTGGTGGAGGATCTTTAGGGTCTCTATCCCAACAACAAATATTGAACAGTGGCGCAGCAGGCTATGCAGCATCAATATTATTGAGACGTTCAGTTCCTGTATCTGGTACTTTTAGTACATTGGAGTGGGTACCAGGGCGTTGTGTAAATTTCCAAGCAGTAGATGTACAACCTGGGCACCTTACATTAGAGTGGACGTTATCAGAGTCTGACCATAATGGTATACTTTTACGTTATGTGGTGTCTTGGACTGCTGTAATAACTTCGTCATCATCCGATGGTATATCTGCGTCGACTAATCCTGTTGTTCAGTTGCATGGCGGTGAAGAAGAAGAAAATATGTTGggattaggtataaataatttactcagTAATGGCGGTATATTGAATGGTCAGCCACCTTTGGGATCTGAAATCGAAATTGGCGAAACAACTAAAACATCATATTATGAGCCATGGAGGAATAGGGCAACTATTAAAGGTCTAATACCTGGTCgtcaatatgtatttaatataagtggCGAGACTCGTATTGGTCGTGGTCCTGTAGCTAGTTTGGAGCAAAGAATGCCAATTCTAGGTaaattgacttaaaaatatattcagaaataattagatttaatttatttttaaatatttttaaaatagcacCACCAAAACCTAGTGCCCAAGTAGTACCGACTGAAGTAAGTCGAACCACAAATACCATACAAGTACGCTTCAGAAAGAACTATTTTGGAGATCAGAATGGCCGAGTAATAGCTTATACTTTGATCGTGGCAGAAGATGATTCTAAAAATGCCAGTGGTCTTGAGATGCCGAGTTGGCAAGATGTACAAGCATATGCAATTTGGCCTCCTTATcaggtataatacattttttagtatatg encodes the following:
- the LOC132927893 gene encoding tyrosine-protein phosphatase 10D → MWIVLLLFFAVKTGQAADLAIQLPASNSLSFASSLQQAYYRLDYLPPHGNPPANTTIAAQDIGDVIHFSQALPGTRYDFWLYYSNSSTGSNSISNNSPQPTPGSVIVPVGSGVETLLNGAVTSSLSPQSHWLLTWTASITTAPDPPTNLTVTVKGGKTAHVQWSPPVLGNYNGFKLKIISLSPSSTSSIVQQQQEQLVKIVDATSSPSSASSQTDLSRDTQQQYVLKDLTPGATYQLQLFTVYEHKESVAYISKNFTTKPSTPGKFIVWFRNETTLLVLWQPSYPASVFTHYKVSVEPQDSPESTVYVEREGEPPGPAQAAFKGLVPGRAYNISVHTVSEDETSAPTTAQYRTIPLKPLNVAVDPRQTSSYGLRVHWEPPKGLCEFDKYQISVNVKRPSQQSSLNQLASHRSISDQTQQTTTPITLTRPRDGDGSNSGGSTQWCDVYDTQLLQPGRTYQVLVKTVSGKVASWPASVNVTLKPLPVIDLKVVSSGNTNGNNLNEDGGGGVLQLTWKADAMSWQDAYQVSYAEVLTGSLSSSSSASDSLIVSSVLSLGNNLNQSLNGSSRQQSTSSAVASAAITATTSTDSNVLVVQATRESIEDPSTPIECTLESLLPGRNYSISVKSLSSGVASNDTVVYHTMKPSAPIIEDLRPTLDYGLNVSWKTDVNSRQETFQVVLRRNDTDDIPTVRITNEWRMALRNLYPGAAYQLKVFAISHGLLSEPHDYFQAVYPRPPTDLQVENITAASNIGSNSVLLKWNGPTAEGLFTEYSIKYRTIDSNGGQQQWIRLPGVQTTEAEIADMVAGQRYTIQVNTQTYGSLESPYPLLVNYTIRPNPVSNIALLVDATNLTIQFPRPEGLIDYYSVEYILLKPPPQADQNQTTTINWTTTATTWSSNSVGTSSSGWKNFTDSGYPNGSSGTILVNLGLDELIAGAGYGLRVRTCSHSMYSDPVILETHTMPLILSEILAVNDQQLATDTLTLRYTPTPQTASRFTKYRFQLSEASHQTNIQPIAYQSSTITPSDPGSGIATASSTGTVFIAEKLASDNEWKVTWHSLVPGRLYDITVWTVSAYGVLSQPLRRQDRLYPEPITDLNATLITRDSVNLVWTLPRGQYDVFEIEYLDTDAAIITTASSIANSYSSSKSSSDVGGVSLVQNLTDKPWFLVQGLRPYRNYTFTVVVRAGGGGSLGSLSQQQILNSGAAGYAASILLRRSVPVSGTFSTLEWVPGRCVNFQAVDVQPGHLTLEWTLSESDHNGILLRYVVSWTAVITSSSSDGISASTNPVVQLHGGEEEENMLGLGINNLLSNGGILNGQPPLGSEIEIGETTKTSYYEPWRNRATIKGLIPGRQYVFNISGETRIGRGPVASLEQRMPILAPPKPSAQVVPTEVSRTTNTIQVRFRKNYFGDQNGRVIAYTLIVAEDDSKNASGLEMPSWQDVQAYAIWPPYQVLDPYYPFSTNKTVEDFTIGQDTHCNTNSISGGKLSSSQYCNGPLKPGTTYRVKVRAFTANDKFTDTMFSFPIQTDQDNTSAPTSATAIVLSVVVGLPAAFILIAVCAALATGSGRSRWFLCGSGKSRIMKSSVGGGKRQAGTGQRRITGGKFLENSSTRNLNGGGRGGGRGGDMINSSSVQQQQQLSCDLQISRPVRVDRFGEHYAQMSADSDFRFSEEFEDLKHAAAAAATNGGTTTTAADLPCNRPKNRFTNILPYDHSRFKLQPVDDEEGSDYINANYVPGHNSVREFIVTQGPLHSTRDDFWRMCWESNARSIIMLTRCVEKGREKCDHYWPYDTHPVYYGDNICVTLLNDTHYSDWVITEFMVCRNDQKRVIRHFHFTTWPDFGVPSPPQTLCRFVRAFRERHHAGVGNNIEQHQHQLQQHHRPIIVHCSAGVGRSGTFIALDRVLQSLNDPTQVNNYIDVYGIVYAMRKERVWMVQTEQQYICIHQCIVCILSQNSGNSDQQELLDQEQQDLELMNSTTAATMLAHHNRAFEDDEGIAESGM